One Arachis hypogaea cultivar Tifrunner chromosome 2, arahy.Tifrunner.gnm2.J5K5, whole genome shotgun sequence genomic window, AGTTGCTACCACCGTCTCGATCCAAATTCTGCGCTCATTCGTTTCATTTTACTTCAATCCTCCTCACCTTGGATTCTGGCACTCCGGATTCGATATCTTCGGTCCCTTAGGACCatgttgtgagtaggctttacatttataattatttggctttacatctataattattttgatatatgcTGCTTGAATTTATGACTATACTTACGAGTTATTAACAaaggatttgaatttgattttaataatggatttattagaattaaatattatttttgtaaaatttgaatttttaatctgcacatgagactatatacatgtttgatgaagttttgtattattttagaatattcaATTTTATTGAATATGTGTTTTTGAAACATTAAAGTATTGTGAATACTCATTCATATACTATAAATTGGTAAAGTATATTTGACATTTCATATGATTAAAAAGGATTTTGATAAGAgagtattatttgatttgatttgatactgTATATTTTTGAAAGATCAAAAATtggttgtatttgaaattatatgttttgaattggtttgggaggctcgtattagaaaaccgtagttaacggcggttatgacgttaacctagatgcatctggttcagacctcagctagcaggggcgttgctagcctaacgtgtaggccacacgttggatctgttattccgtacaaacacacgagaggaaagggctacccttagaggtggagccgcccaagtgtgaactatttgatttgatttctgtatgagaactcccttattgattcagtcattcatataaattattattttctaaataaaattatttttataataatatttatatggtctcatgtaaATTATAGATGTACTGTCTAGTCAGTGGGTTGCAAAACTCACTccgttttttttaatatttttcaggaataaatatttgattatgtGAGTATTTCTATTTAAGAGTTATGATCTGCAATGGGTATCTATTCCTTGTTGAGTTCTTAGGCGTcatctgctccatatgtcacaggcaggatccattcatatttatttattttatttttgttaaaaatgtgttattatttattcctaaaaaatTGTAAATTCATCAAAAATATGTGTAACCttcttatttatcttatattcgaATCAGTTAGGCTTGTTGGGAAACTATTTTCCTAAGCGCATGGCTCATTTTGGGCTGTGACATGATTTGTATAGATTAATTAAAGGTACAATGAAAGCAAATTTTTTACTCACAACTGTtctgaaagaaattaaagatcgaaTTTTGAACATTTTTTAACACTATTTTGAATTTGCATCACTTGAGATATTGTCTGACAGAGTGGgtcaaagaaaaatatagaaaaatattaacaGGTAATCTCACTTTATACtatttcaattattcttattaaaaataacttattcaaaaaaatttttttacacatttttgttctttttattgtagATGTCATTGGAAAACTGCATGCACTACGAGAAGAAGAATAAGTAGATGTTAAAGAAAAATCCACAAAAATACGAAAAATGAAATTGATACTTAAAGAGTAAAAAAATATACAAGTAATTCATTTTTCatttacatatataattattaacaaaatattaataattttatgaacATCATATTGAAAGTCACGTTGTGGAGAAATTCCTTTAAGTCAGATAAACAAAGAAATTACAACACAAATAAAGGGCCAAAAAATTATCATCAGACGAAAATCACATAcccatcaagagattaaggagaaagaatACCATCAAATTCAAGACATATCTTCGAAAGAAGAACATACATGTAAAGATGGAACAAACAATACAATAGAAAGTACAtacaactcaacaattcataaagaacatgtcTTTACAAGAACCTACAAAGAATAAAGCAACAACTCTAATAACaaccaataaagaaaaaggaggacgAGTACCACATAAAAAGACTAAGTCaatcaactaaaacaaatgcgaaaatcaaaccaccaaataaaaatgtcTCTTTGTACAACTCCACatctaaattttttgtattacaaatcattttaaataaaacacttttcaaatttaactttagtttatacatatttaatttacTTCTACAAAACAtagcaatttttaatatttattatatactatcattaatttaccgCTTCGCGCATCGCGTGGGTCTCATTCTAATATAGATAAAGCAGAATTATTGGCTCATGAATCAACATGATTATTTCATTGAATAGTTGTTGGATGTAAATATTATCATCTTTTCAGAGATATACATATCATCGCTATATTGtggtgaatttaattttgatgcattgtcagtataaaatagttttacacgTGCATCGAATTACGTAATGTCATATTagtacaaataattatttttcatattgATCGCATAAAATGGTCATCTAAAAGAACAAATGTGACTGCACGACTATGTAAAATACATTTCTTTCCAAGGAAAAGTTGtatatacacattaaaaatagaatttaatgtAAAACGGTTTTACATGTGTATTCAATCATGCAACACCACatcattaaaataattactatttttATTGACGATAAAAATAGTCATCTAAAAATACAAATGTGATTACTTGACTGTATTTTATGGCTgtaaaagtataaaattaaactcttaaaaataaaagACATAAGAAATCTGTAATCATGCTCAGCACAATGCAAAAAACTGAAGCGAAGAAAATAGTCAGTTTTCTTTTATCTTACTCCTTATCATTTATGTGACATTTATAATGCTAgttaataaaaatcaaacaagaaagaaaagtaaaagtCATGAAAGAATAACGAGTCATGGTGAAACTAATGTTTAATTGCAGAGAACTAAAGAAATTCTTTAGATGAAATTTATCAAACCTGTTAAAAATTGATCTTAACTTACTTTGCTGTAAATAatatattcttaatatataaaagtaggtacATAGGTTTATCACAttgcttctaagttatttctcttcttctattaacGCTATGTTAGCACAACGcttacttggcaaaattttagaatctACCATTCAAATCTTACCAAATCAACttttattttcacataaaaaaaacacaataaaaaccaacaaattaactttctccaaatcaatccttatttctaaaacaacaaaaacacaaattaacaTTTACCTCAACAAAAAGCTCTCAAAACCAAATAGCTTATTACCTTTCTCAAACTCTCACCCTCTTAGCACTTCTCCGTACCAAGATCCTATTTCCTCCCTCCTCTTCCGGTCCCATCCTATTTTCACCATCCTCTTCCGATCACATGAGCCAATTTTTTTCCCTCAAAACAAATTGTACATCGTGATGTCCATCTCCGGCGAGGCCGCATTGCATAAATTGTAGAAACCAGGACAAACTCCATTCCTCCTCTTGCAGTTTTCCTGGCAGAGCTCGATTCTGGGTCTCAGACCAACGTCACCATTCGGCGCCGCCAACATAGGAAATTTGTCCCAGGTATCTTCCTAAAGATTTTCAACTTTGCCGTTTACTCTTCTCATTgttcaatatcattttcaatagccctatttatttattataaataataacattttaattgtGAACTCATTGCAAGTAGCACAAGTTTATGTATTCCTCTTTTTTAAACGGTTCTGTCTAACAGTCACAATCAAAATTAATGTGCATTTAAAATTATTGCTCCCTATATACTATCGATTGCAatatttcatcatcaaattataaattgttattttacATGTGGAGTACTTCTTCCACAATTTACATTTACATGttcctctttttcaaattgttattcCACATGTGCATATTGCTTCCACAATTTACTTGAAATGAATTATCATTTTGACCATGTCTTATTCTCTTTGTTGTAGAAGAATTTGCAGTGGTAATGACAGACCGGAAGAGTTAATATCCAAAATTGCTAGATGAAAATCAACCAATCACTATCtagtaaaatgttttaaaaaaattaaaataaaaaactcttatctattattattcaattgaaacatcaagtactaattaaatgcaataaacatacattaaaagtttcataataataataattataaaaaatttttattacaaatattcaaattctacaacttatacatattaagactcttactactcttcatttcttaatctcttaTACTAATTGTCTAAAATtccttaaatttaatataacatttttatatgtttttcattctcattcatttatttttttcattatttacaaacaaaaaaatcGCAAGAAAAGACAAAGTGTATCCATTAAtgtaaatcgaaaaaaaaaaatgtagttttgtataactctaatataaataacctatgtttttttttaaataaataaatttaaaatctatttataatatgttctctaaaatatttttaatataacatttattaaaatatactatatagtataaataatctaCCTCTCCGCGGGTCTCACTCTAGTTATATTAAATAACAGAAATGTGGCACTGTGCAGCTTCTATGTTTTCGTTAATAAAACTATATCAAATCAAGAGGTGAGATTTTGCACTATATAGAATCATGATGAAGCCTCCAAGATACAAAGTTCAATCTGAGCtctcaacacaatttcacacaaacAAGCTTATCAACTCTGCATATTTAGCTTTCAAGCTTCCCTCTCCTTTTCTGCAACTGATATTGTTTCTTCATCTTGCAGCCTTCTGCCAACAAAGGACATCTTTCAACTTGAAGCAATAACAAAGAGGAAGGCAGCTTTTCCCCTGCCATTttctgcacctcatgacattcttCACAACTCCTTCACCTGTTATGCTCCTTCATGCTAATAGCAACTTTATCATCTTTTCTCCCCATGTGCTATTACTAATTTTCATAATGGCATCCGTTATCTTTCaatcttattttttctttgggAAAACGAAAGTAAAGGTGGAAAATGattcttcatttcttttgcttgttttgaCTGAAACTGGCATTCAAGATCCATTCCAGAACTGCAATGCTCTCAGGACAATTGCTGCTTGATCTTCAAAAGTATCTCCTGAAAcacagattatatatatatatacatttcaaGACTAATGTTTGTCATAATGTCATCACAATAACCACAGACACACTTATGTGAAAACCTCATGAACACAATGTTGGATGATTGGTTTGATTTTAGAGTTAGCAGTGAAAAGAAATGACACCCAAAAACAGGAAGTCAAAGCAGAACTAGAGCAATTATAAAGAAACTAAAGTGATTGATGGTTATAATACTACAagttataaaagaaaaatttgataCACATAATACACTgactttacataaaaataaccCTGTATATTTGTAGCTGTCCTCTTCAATTCAGTCCAAAAAGATCAAATATTCTATGACAATGCTTTTTCTTGAATCATTTGAACCCAACTGCAGGTTAATATATGTACAAACTGCACATACCAAGATAAAGATCAATGAGTGAAGTTGATAGGAATGAAATTGCTCCTGATGGCATCACCAGAACTTCACCTTCTAATGACTATTTCAGGTACAGGATTGTCATCTTTAAATTTGGAAAGCATATTCTTGAATCATGTCTGCATTAGCTACATACCTTCATCACCTTGTGAATTTGTCTGATGATGTATCCAAATCCAGAAAGGaagaaataattattattatagaacGTTTTCTCTTAGTATTAGAAATAGTTTATTATAGGCATCTAATACTATTCGATTTGTGTAATGATTCAAACTGtggtaagaaaaaaaaaaaaccgactACATAGCAATAACTTGATCCTTCTATTTTGAAAGCTTATACACCTCATGcatgttgattccttttattattCCTACATGAATCTTGCAGCACAACTGGCTCTTATCATAAAGAATTGGCAAAGACAGAAACACCATTTTGTAACTCTTTTCTCTCCACAAATCAagctattgttttattttttctatgTGCAAAAcagcaaaaataaaattatagagagGAATAGAGAAACATACCAACAAAAGCAGAAGCTTTTCACTAGGAGTGCCACTCCAACTTTCTCCATCATGTCTTCCTTTTCTATCCTGTTCATTCCAGTGTAGATACTAATTTTTAAACTCACTACTTCAAAAGCCATCTAAATGCATGAATCTAATTGGATGACGGTGTAAATCAAACTCTTTGTTTAATACAtctaaaaaaattcttaaatgtTGGATACACAAAAAAGATGTTCACTGTCCTTCAATTTTTGTTTCATGTTAGTTAATTGTTATGTTCTTTTGTAAATgtgattttattgaaaaatatgaatgttAATAAGTATTAGAGAGAGCAATGAGTTTGTGAAAGAAACAAAAGATATTTCTTGAACTACAACTGCAAAGTGAGAGGTTCTCAgataaatgaaagaaaagaatgcAATTTGGCATACGAGTTCAATTGTCTAAGAAAGAGAGAATTATTTTTctcttgaaggaaatagaaattTATGCGTGTGTGAATTTAGCATGAGAAACATGAAGATTAGAGAATTACCTGCTCAGAAATCTCTATTCAGGaaattttcttgcaattgacTTGAATGGTGGGGATGTAagaaattttgggccaaatttgtTGATGCTTATTCTTGCATAATCGTCCCAGCAAACGACAGCGTTCAATTTTGAGTAGCAAGAGAGAGGGAGGCAGCTTTTCTCCTTCCATATTCTCCAGAATCTCGCACTCTGAAATGTGCAATTGTTGAAGGGAGGTGAGGCGGAGAAGCTCGTTGCACTCCAATGTCTCCATATTATCGAACCAGCTTATCTCAAGAGTGGTAAGGGAGGGAAGGTGAGGCAGCGAACCCACCTCTGGGTATGACTTCACGTTATCACAACCAGAACCTCTAATGATAAGATGAGTGAGGGCGTGCAAGTTGGCCATCCATGATAGATCCCTCAGTTGTTCCTCGCAACCTCCCACACCAAGTGATTTCAAGTTAGGCGGCAAACCACCTTCTGCCATCCTGCTAATGTTTGGGCAACCATATATCTGGAGAGACTGTAAAGTTGGGAGTAGACTCTTCATGTCACGTGGTAATGCCTCCAACTTGTCACAATATGCGACTTGAAGATGAGTCAAGTTGGGTGCAGCCAGTCCTTCTCCTGCAAATGACACTAATTTGGAACACCCACTGATTATGAGACGTTGAAGAGCAGCGTATGGTGCCTCTGACATTGGCACTGATTCCAGATTCCTACACCCTTCTATCTTCAAATTCTTGAGATTGGGAAAGACATCCAACGACAAGGAGGTCAGTGAATCACAGCTGTCTTGTATTTTTAGCTCTACCAAATCATACTTGTGCGACTGTAGCTCCGGGAATTCTAGTTTTCTACACCTCGAGATGCATATTTCTTGGAGGCAACGTAGATGGTTGATGCTGATCATTGCCTTCAATGCAGAGTCCTCCACAGATTCACATCCCCAAATTGATAAAGTATCCCCATCAAGAAACATGGCCTCAATGTGCCGTTTCATAAAATTGTTGCCTATAAGTAGTTTGCGAACTTTGGAAACATCCGACAAAGAAGAAATTATTCTGAAGAATACCTGATTAAGCATCTCTTCCTTCAACATTCGACAATTTCTTATTTGAAGCTTCCTAAGTTGAGGAAAAGTTTCCGACTCAGATACGTGCCACACCTCCCAACATGGCATGCTATCAAATACCAAAGTCTCCAGTGAGGCAAACGGTGCAATATGCGAAGAATGATGATCTCCTTCATTCTTGTAAAACTCCTCCCCAATACTCCTCACCTGATCGAAACTTTTAATGCTTAGGGACTTGAGAGATGGCAGCTGTCCAAGTGAAGGCAGCATGCAGCAATTCTTGCAACACTCTAGAGATACACGTGTCATGTTTTGGTAGGAACAGTTCCCCAACCAATCTGGAAATATTGTACCCTTGTATCCCGTGATTTTCAACTCTTTCAACCCATTCTGCGGTTGCAAGTTATCCAgcatgtctctttctttttgtGTACTAGAAACCAAATCATCACCTGATGACCATTCCAACCATAATTTGTCAATGTGCTTCTTATCCATTATCTTTGCCCTCTTCGCTTCTTTAACATCAACAATATTCTCCAACTTCTTAATCTCAAGGGATCCATGAAGATTTACCAGCCCTCCTAACTCCTGGATTCCATTGTCTTCGTGCTTGCCAACAACAAAGTAACTTAAGACATGCAATTGATTCAATTTGCTCATTTTTCCGGGCATTTCTTCGAAAAAAGTTCCTCTAATATCAAGATGCCGCAAACTCACAAGATTATACAAACCACTAGGCAGTGTAGTTAGCTTATAACAACCATACAACATCAATATTTGCAAATTACACAAGTTGCACAAAGACTCTGGCAATGTCTCATTATCAGTCAAAGAGAGATCCAAGTAGCGCAGAAGGATCAATTCTCTTATTAAATTAGGCACCTCATCAAGTTTTGTAAGGGATAAACTCTCAAGTATTTACACTTTGATAATATCTTACATGTTGCCGCTTCAATGTTCCAGTTGGGAGATGAGAAAATATTACTAAACAATAATAATGTTCTCAAAGATTCTACTTTAGAAATAGAATTATAAAGTTTTGAGCTACAATGACTTAAATCTACAAACAAATGCCGAGTCTGAATCTTTATCTCCTCCTCTTTACCAAGTTCTTCTGAGTTGCAATAGAAATCTCCAGCAAGGAATATTGCTAAATCATGCAAGAGATCATGCATCACAAAATAATAATCGTCATCATCTTGAATCTTTGTGAAAAATAATCTGGAAGTTAGTTCATCAAAACACTCACAACCAACTTCTTCTaaactctctcctctctttgatgGTGGTAAAAGATCTTCTGCTATCCACAAAAGGATTAATTTATCTTTCTCAAATTTAAAATCCTTGGGAAATAAAGAACAATAAACAAAACAACGCTTTAAATATGGAGAAAGATGGAAGTAACTTATCAGTAATGCTGGAATAATCTTACTCTTCTCCACCGAAAATTCCCAAATATCACTCATTAGTATTTTGTTCCATTCCTCAACATCATGCTTAGTACGTAACAAGCGACCAAGTGTTTCTGCCGCTAATGGCAAGCCATCACACTTCTTCACAATCTTTCTGCCTATTTCTTCAAGTGCTGCTCTCCCATTTGATTCTGGAAAAGATGCATTTTCTGCAAACACTGACCAACAATAGTCCTCCGACAACTTTCTGAGAAAATAAGGGCGACAATTTTGAACTGCGGAAGCAACATTTTCCTCCCGAGTAGTCAGAAGAACGATACTTCCCTTATTCCCATTTTGTCGGAAAGGGGTCATAAAATTACTCCATTTGTCACCATCATCACTCCAAACATCATCCAGAACAATAAAAAACTTCTTATTGGACAATTCTCCTTTCAAAGCAGTTTGAAGTGAATTGAAATCATCGAGACTACAAGTACTTCCATGGATCTGCTTTATGACATTCTTTGTAGTCTCAACAACTTCAAACTTCTCCGAAACGCAAACCCATGCTTTCAGATCAAATCCCTTCATAAACTCCCCTTCATTGTTGTACAGCCATTGGGCTAAAGTTGTTTTACCAACCCCACCTATGCCAACAATAGCCATCACAGACAAGTGATGCTCATTGTTGTCATTCAGCATCTGGAGTAAGGCCTTCTTGTCATCCTCCCTGCCATACACACTCCCTTTTACAAGAGAAGTGGATGGAGTCCTCCATGATGAGCTACCAGTGGGAATATTTTCAAGACCAAGGAAATCTTTTTGTTTTCCAAGATCCTCAATTCTTCTAACCACCCCTTCCATCTTGTCTACCATGTCATCTCTATCTCGGTTGATGAAGAAGCTAAGGGACCAGGAAGAACTTTCCTCCTTTTGAGTGCTGGCTTTGGTGTGGACAGTGTCGAGCAAGTCCTCAGCACAGTAAACAGCATCCCGGAGACTATCGAGCCACTTCCTCACAGATGGATTACCGAACTGCTTCATCTCAGCATCAGCAACAAGAGCTTCAGCACCCAACAGAGCAGTCTTCAGCCTTTGAACCAAGTCAGGGCCAAGTTTCTTGCCCAAGACCAAGTTGACAGCATCCATTGTAAGGAACCGGTCAAAGACAACGTTAATGAAGCCAGAAAGAAAAGCTCCACCAACGAGTGCACCAGCCATGATATGATCTCAACAACAACAGAAAAGTGAATGGATCTGCAGAGAAAGGTAAGAGAACAATGGTTGCAGGGTGTAGTGAACTCAATAGAGGGGTTTTCTTAATCAAGTTTTCAAAGAAGGTGTCCTACATGATATCACGTGGTATCGGTCTCCAAGGTAACTATAAAAAATTCGGTATCAGTGGAGTGCTTAGCTGGCTCTGCACTAACTCCATTTGTTAAATTCTTGTTTGAAAGAAGCAACACATTGTTAAATAGCAAAAATATTAGTGGTGTGGTTTCACTGTGACCAATGGACACTAGTCTTTGTGGGAATTATATAAAACTAAGGAGCATGAATCTGCATATCAATCATGGTATTATGGTAATAATATAAGGTTAAAATCTATTGGCAATAGACATTGGCTTTCACGCCTTCACGTGTTGATAGCTAGCTTATCTATGAGGTTGCTTTAAAACATAACTCCGTACACTGTTAAATATGTGATGCATTGGGACTAAtaaattttgtatatttatttcTGATAGTTGATACAGAATTGAAAGTTGAGGAAGCTTTCAAATGTTACACGACCAAATTTGATCATGTATAGAAGTATATGTACTTACAGCATTAGGCGTTCATGAtgattctttatttcttttattggATTGCTGGATGTAAATATTATCTTCTTGTCAGAGAAATACAGATAAAACCAAGAGAATTTTCCAAAGAAAGTGGCATATACAAGCTACGTAACTAACAGAAATTATTCTTTGCAAGGTACAGCACAATTGGATTTTATCTTTAATCCAAAGAAAGTGACTATGCAATGTGATTGCAGGATTAGCATTTTGTGTGACCAATGGAAGTACAGCACAACCAGTCTTCCTTTCTACTATCTCACGTTCAAAGAGACAAAATTAGTTTGAGGAAATTGGACATTAAAATAACAATGTTGCAGTGAAAATTGAGGCTGATATAATGTCAAAAGACAGAAAATTGTATGCAGTTACTTATTCGCTCATCAACATGCATTTGCCAAAGAGGCTGCCCAATGCACATTCCAATGGTTCATGAACACAGCTGCATATATTGAAAGCAGATCCTTGACCATAGTGGTAATCTCCACAGACAGAGCCCTGGAAATTTTGTTTGAGTTGAAATTTATAACTCATAGCAAATGCTTTAACATAGTTCACTGTAGAATAGTTGATGCATTATTTTCACTTTTAAATCTAAGCTttaacaatcaaaataataaCACCATTTTCTGCAGCTCATGACATTCTTCACAACTCCTTCACCTGTTATGCTCCTTCATGCTAATAGCAACTTTATCATCTTTTCTCCCCATGTGCTATTACTAATTTTCATAATGGCATCCGTTATCTTTCaatcttattttttctttggaAAAACAAAAGTAAAGGTGGAAAATGATTCTTCATTTATTTTGCATGTTTTGACTGAAACTGGCATTCAAGATCCATTACAGAACTGCAATGCTCTCAGGACAATTGCtgcttgatcttcaaagtatctCCTGAAACACAAATTATATATACGTTTCAAGACTAAGTGTTCATCATAATGTCCACAGACACACTTATGTGAAAACCTCATGAACTCAATGTTGGATTATTGGTTTGATTTTAGAGTTAGCAGTGAAAAGAAATGACACCCAAAAACAGGAAGTCAAAACAGAACTAGAGAAACTATAGAGAAACTGAAGTGATTGATGGTCATAATACTACAAGTTATAAAAGGAAAATTTTTTTCATACACATAATACACTgactttacataaaaataactcTGTATATTTGTAGCTATCCTCTTAAATTCAGTCCAAAAAGATCAAATATTCTATGACAATGCTTTTTCTTAAATCATTTGAATTCCACTGCAGGTTAATATATGTACAAACTGCACATACCAAGATAAAGATCAATGAGTGAAGTTGATAGGAATGAAATTGCTCCTGATGGCATCACCAGAACTTCACCTTCTAATGACTATTTCAGAGACAGGATTGTCTTCTTTAAATGTGGAAAGCATATTCTTGAATCATGTCTGCATTAGCTACATACCTTCATCACCTTGTGAATCTGTCTGATGAGGTATCCAAATCCAGAAAGGAAGAAACAGTTATTATTTCGGGCCTCTAACTTGAATGGTGGGGATGTGtgaaattttgggccaaatttgtTGATTCTTGTTCTTGCAGTGTTCTCCCAGGAAAGGACACAGTTTAATTTGAAGTAGCGAGAGAGAGGGAGGCAGCTTTTCTCCTGCCATATTCTCCAGG contains:
- the LOC112732534 gene encoding putative disease resistance RPP13-like protein 1, encoding MAGALVGGAFLSGFINVVFDRFLTMDAVNLVLGKKLGPDLVQRLKTALLGAEALVADAEMKQFGNPSVRKWLDSLRDAVYCAEDLLDTVHTKASTQKEESSSWSLSFFINRDRDDMVDKMEGVVRRIEDLGKQKDFLGLENIPTGSSSWRTPSTSLVKGSVYGREDDKKALLQMLNDNNEHHLSVMAIVGIGGVGKTTLAQWLYNNEGEFMKGFDLKAWVCVSEKFEVVETTKNVIKQIHGSTCSLDDFNSLQTALKGELSNKKFFIVLDDVWSDDGDKWSNFMTPFRQNGNKGSIVLLTTREENVASAVQNCRPYFLRKLSEDYCWSVFAENASFPESNGRAALEEIGRKIVKKCDGLPLAAETLGRLLRTKHDVEEWNKILMSDIWEFSVEKSKIIPALLISYFHLSPYLKRCFVYCSLFPKDFKFEKDKLILLWIAEDLLPPSKRGESLEEVGSIFLAGDFYCNSEELGKEEEIKIQTRHLFVDLSHCSSKLYNSISKVESLRTLLLFSNIFSSPNWNIEAATCKILSKCKYLRVYPLQNLMRCLI